TGCCCTTCATCCAAGTCACTGATGAGTAAGTTAAACAATACTGGGCCCAGTATTGAACCTTGGGGGACACCACAGGTGACAAGCCACCAACCTGTGCCACTAACCATGGACCCCTGGGATCTGCTCCCAAGCCACCTCACTGTTCACATGAGCAGCTGCTCCTAGCACTGCTTCAGGATCAGAAGCACTGCCCCTTTCTGATTCTAAATTACAGAAATTCATACATTAACTGAGCTAAAAGAACAGAATTAGTTCAGCCTCCTGCAATCCTAGTGTAGCTCTGTAGGCAGGGAGCCTATTTAATGCCTGAAGGTGACTGAGGCAGTAGCAAAagcaaagctgcagcagcatttaccctgcTTTCCCCCACACCATCCACCACAGAACTACCTGTGAGACTTCCTCTGCTCTCAACAGCAGCTACCAGCCAACACTGGCAATGAAAACCTAAATATATTCAACTATGGTATCACAGCATGCCAAATCTTTACTGTTAATCCACTACTGTTTGAACCTTCTAGACTTAGCAAGGATCACCCATCAGGTGACAGcgtgggggtttttttaggcAGGTCAAGAAAAGATGCCAGCTCACCTGTGTGGGAACTTGAGGACAAAGTCAGTCAGCTGCATGCACTTGAAGGGCATGGCCTGTCTCCTGACACCACTGCAGGGGCCATCCACCAGTGCctggaaaagggaaacaaaTGTGGGGGGTTTGCAGCAGATTTCCCACTGCATTCGATTTAGACAGCTGCTGCCTAATAATGTATGAACAGTATCTTGACAACACTCATCCCAAAATGAAACACATATTAAGCAGACAGAAGTGGAGATTGTTGAATCCTGCCTGTACAACCCAagctttacagaaaaaaaaaaaagaactgaagGCCTGCCTTtgacaaaaaaccaaactgaatttaaaaaaaaaagtggacaAAACTAAGATGTGCACTGGAAGAGTCCCCAATCCCAAACAGTCACTTTATACATACATTAATGCCATTTAATTAATAAGTTTAGATTCCAACTGACATCCCTTGTCCACTTCTACACCAAGGAAACACAGCAGAGAGGGGATGTATCACTTGCTGGGGGGCAAAAGCATGCTCCTAAAGGTATCAAATACAAGTTGTTAAACCCTACCCTTCTATCAATTGCTTATTTGAAAACAGAATTTCTATTGAAATCAATACACACAGCCTTAGCATACAAGCCTCAGTTACGGCAGAAAGGAGGAAACCCGCGGGCAGCACTCACAACTTACCCTGTTTTGGTCAATAACATCCACGATGGCCACCAGCTTGCCAGCGTGTGGCCCGAAGGAGATGAAGGCAACTCTGCCGATCTCCACGAAGCGCTTGAACACCTGGGAGGGAAGAAATGGACAGAGTTAGGTGAGAACACACCCAAGGCCATCTTCAGATTCAAGGATCTGAGAACCTTTAAAGAGCtcccaaaaaatcacagaatggtttgggttggacagAGACCTCAAAGATCACCTAGTCCCAACtccctgccgtgggcagggacataTTCCCCTTCACCAGGTTCCTCAGAGCACCAttcaggtttttaaaaattctagggatggggcatccacaatttctctggatagcctgttccaatgcttcaACACAcccacagtaaagaattttttcctactAGCTGATCTAAACCTACTCCCTTTCGgcttgaagccattcccccctgcccagcaccacaTACTCCTGCACACAGTCCTACCCCATCCTTCCTCTAagttccctgcagctcctggaaacCCTTCGGACCGCACGAAACCCCCACGCCTGGGCACAGCGGCCGCGCTCCCGCGgcgcccccagcccggccctgcccgaGCCCGCACCACACGCagagcgcggccccggcccaGCGCCGCTCAGGCGGGCGCGGGCtccccgccgccgctgccgcggGTGCCGGCGCAGGGAGGCGCGGGCAGGGGTGCTCGGGCggcagggagatgcagggagatgcagcgggaagcggcgggagcgcggcgggaagcggcggggccggcggagCGGGGCATGGCCGCACGTACCATGAtggcggcagcagcagagaggacgGAGCGGCCCCAACGCGCCCGGAAGCGGTCTAGGCGGCCCCGCTGCGCctgcgcggggcggggcgggacgGGGCGGCCATGGGGACGCGCGCTCCGCCTGGCCGTAGCTCCGCCGCGCGCATGCGCTGTGGCGTTTGGGTGCCCgtcccttcccatccctgtgccaggtctcctgtccttgtgtccGTCTGTCGGACTGCAGGGCGGCAGGAGGTGCTGTCCAGGAGAATCAGTTCTCCTCTCACCGCCTGCAGGTCCTGCCCTCCTCCATAGGCACTGCATTAATCTGTGTCTCTCTGGCCGCTGTGC
This genomic window from Zonotrichia albicollis isolate bZonAlb1 chromosome 1, bZonAlb1.hap1, whole genome shotgun sequence contains:
- the RPL14 gene encoding large ribosomal subunit protein eL14, which codes for MGRDGHPNATAHARGGATARRSARPHGRPVPPRPAQAQRGRLDRFRARWGRSVLSAAAAIMVFKRFVEIGRVAFISFGPHAGKLVAIVDVIDQNRALVDGPCSGVRRQAMPFKCMQLTDFVLKFPHSARQKCVRLAWEKENINEKWSATRWAKKIEAREKKAKMTDFDRYKVMKAKKMRNRIIKHEMKKLQKIAAKKAKKPGKAGKAPKGKKPEKAPKAKKPEKAPAPKAQKAQK